The Planococcus halocryophilus nucleotide sequence GGTCAGCAGAAGATGCTTCTCGTTCGGACCCGGAATTCCTGGCGCATATTATTCGTAAAGTAATTGAAGCGGGAGCGACGACAATTAACCTTCCAGACACAGTTGGTTATGCAACCCCTCATGAGTACGGAGCGATGTTCAAATACATGACCGACAATGTGGCAGGGATTGAAAAAGTAAAACTATCTGCACATTGCCATAACGATTTGGGAATGGCGACAGCTAATACATTAGCTGCCATCGAGAATGGTGCGACGCAAATTGAAGGAACCATAAATGGTATCGGAGAACGCGCTGGTAACGTGGCACTCGAAGAAATTGCAGTTGCTTTGCATATTAGAAAACAAATTTTCAATATCGAGACGGGTATTAAATTGAACGAAATTAAGCGCACTAGCCAATTGGTGAGTCAATTGACAGGTAGTTTGATTCAACCGAACAAAGCTGTAGTGGGCAAAAATGCTTTTGCTCATGAATCGGGCATTCACCAAGATGGCATGTTGAAAAATCCGTTAACATACGAAATCATTACACCAGAATTGATCGGCGACGCAGCAACTGAATTGGTACTAGGTAAACATTCAGGGCGTCATGCTTTTAAAGATCGTGCTGTGAAAATGGGCTTTGATTTAACAGAAGAGAAGTTGAATAAAGCGTTTGTTGAATTTAAGAAACTAGCCGATAGCAAAAAAGAAATCGTAGAAGCTGATTTGTATGTATTGCTAACAGATCAACAAATTCACGATAACGAAACACCGGTTTATAAACTGGAAAGTGTTCAAGTGCAATACGGTACAGCGAACATTCCGACGGCTACAGCATCTGCTTATCATCCAAATGGAGAGTTAATCAATGAAGCGGCGACAGGAGCGGGGTCGGTTGAAGCGATTTTCAACACGCTAGAGCGAATTGTAGAAGGCGAAGTGCATATATTAGATTACCGTGTGACGTCTATTGGCAAAGGACGCGACGCGCTAGGCGAAGCGGTTATCAATATGAGCTATAACGGCGAAACCGTTACGGGTCGAGACGTTGCACAAGATGTATTAGAAGCAACGGCAAAAGCATACTTAAATGCAGTCAACCGTCAAATTGTTCAAGTAGGTAAGAAGGTCAGAATTCCAGCCATTTAAAAGAACAGATCGAAAGAGGAGGAATTTAAAATGAAAAAAACAATAGCGGTATTGCCAGGAGACGGAATCGGACCGGAAGTAACAGATGCAGCGGTAAAAGTGCTGCAATCCATTGCAATGCGTTATGGACATACTTTTCATTTAAAGCACGCGGTAATCGGAGGGGAAGCGGTTGATCAATTTGGGAATCCGCTTCCCGAGCAAACGATTGAAGTTTGTGAAGCGAGTGACGCGATTCTCCTTGGTGCGGTCGGGGGAACAAAATGGGATAACAACCCAGCTCACTTGCGTCCTGAAAAAGGGCTTTTGAACATCCGGAAGCATTTCGATTTGTTTGCAAATATTCGTCCAGTGAAAGCAATCCCGGCATTGCTAGCATCTTCGCCGCTAAAAGAAGAAGTAGCAAAAGATGTAGATATGGTCATCGTGCGCGAATTGACAAGTGGTTTGTATTTCGGTGAACCTAAACGGCGCTCTGAAAAATCAGCTGTCGATACGTTGGTTTACACAAGGGAAGAAATTGAACGCATTGTGAATCAGGCGTTTGAAATCGCTCGTACTCGAAGAGGCAAAGTAACGTCGGTTGATAAAGCCAATGTATTGGAAACGAGTAAGCTGTGGCGTGAAGTGGTAGAAGAACGTAAAGCTGCATATCCAGATATCGAAGTGGAGCATATGCTAGTTGATTCAGCTGCGATGAAGTTGATCACAAATCCACGCACTTTCGATGTTGTCGTAACAGAGAATATGTTTGGCGATATCTTGAGTGATGAAGCTTCTGTTATTACCGGTTCGCTTGGCATGTTGCCATCTGCTAGCGTACGTTCAGACGGTTTTGGTCTTTACGAACCCGTACATGGTTCGGCT carries:
- a CDS encoding 2-isopropylmalate synthase: MSQIDIFDTTLRDGEQSAGINLNTAEKIEIARQLERLGVTIIESGFPASSPGDFDAVQRIAGTVKNSIVTGLARSIQSDIDRTWEALKGAEQPHIHIFLATSPIHMETKLFKTPEQVVELAVESVKYARKFFPLVQWSAEDASRSDPEFLAHIIRKVIEAGATTINLPDTVGYATPHEYGAMFKYMTDNVAGIEKVKLSAHCHNDLGMATANTLAAIENGATQIEGTINGIGERAGNVALEEIAVALHIRKQIFNIETGIKLNEIKRTSQLVSQLTGSLIQPNKAVVGKNAFAHESGIHQDGMLKNPLTYEIITPELIGDAATELVLGKHSGRHAFKDRAVKMGFDLTEEKLNKAFVEFKKLADSKKEIVEADLYVLLTDQQIHDNETPVYKLESVQVQYGTANIPTATASAYHPNGELINEAATGAGSVEAIFNTLERIVEGEVHILDYRVTSIGKGRDALGEAVINMSYNGETVTGRDVAQDVLEATAKAYLNAVNRQIVQVGKKVRIPAI
- the leuB gene encoding 3-isopropylmalate dehydrogenase; its protein translation is MKKTIAVLPGDGIGPEVTDAAVKVLQSIAMRYGHTFHLKHAVIGGEAVDQFGNPLPEQTIEVCEASDAILLGAVGGTKWDNNPAHLRPEKGLLNIRKHFDLFANIRPVKAIPALLASSPLKEEVAKDVDMVIVRELTSGLYFGEPKRRSEKSAVDTLVYTREEIERIVNQAFEIARTRRGKVTSVDKANVLETSKLWREVVEERKAAYPDIEVEHMLVDSAAMKLITNPRTFDVVVTENMFGDILSDEASVITGSLGMLPSASVRSDGFGLYEPVHGSAPDIAGQNKANPSAAILSAAMMLKHSFGLHTEAAAIEQAVMGVLEDGYCTGDLAGSGKRVVSTEQYVTKVIEELEREFVSEHIMYSYV